A region of Salvelinus alpinus chromosome 24, SLU_Salpinus.1, whole genome shotgun sequence DNA encodes the following proteins:
- the LOC139552469 gene encoding vesicle-associated membrane protein 2-like: MSAPAAAGAPADGAAPPPNLTSNRRLQQTQAQVDEVVDIMRVNVDKVLERDQKLSELDDRADALQAGASQFETSAAKLKNKYWWKNAKMMIILGLICAIVLIVLIVYFST; encoded by the exons AT GTCTGCCCCAGCTGCTGCCGGTGCCCCCGCAGACGGAGCGGCGCCACCTCCCAACCTCACCAGCAACCGCCGCCTGCAACAGACACAGGCTCAGGTGGATGAG GTGGTGGATATCATGCGTGTAAACGTGGATAAGGTTCTGGAGCGTGATCAGAAGCTGTCAGAGCTGGATGATCGGGCCGATGCCCTGCAGGCTGGAGCCTCACAGTTCGAGACCAGCGCTGCAAAACTCAAGAACAAGTACTGGTGGAAGAATGCCAAG ATGATGATTATCCTGGGGCTGATATGTGCGATTGTCCTCATCGTCCTCATCG TCTACTTCAGCACCTAA